Sequence from the Numida meleagris isolate 19003 breed g44 Domestic line chromosome 2, NumMel1.0, whole genome shotgun sequence genome:
GCAGCCAAATAAATGGCAGTGACTTGGGAGTCTCCTGCAGGGCAGTTAGTACAGCAGCATGTCATAGgatcattgaatcattaagactggaaaagatctctaggatcacctagtccaaccatccacctaccaccagtactgcccactaaaccatgtccttaagAACTACATCTgtcctttccttaaacacctccagggacggtgactccaccacctccctgggcagcctgtgccagtgcctcaccactctttctgagaagaaattcttcctaatatccaacctgaacctcccctggcacaacttgatgCTGTTCCCtctcattttcttgctgttagcagggagaagaggccgacccccacctcgccacaggcttctttcaggcagttgtagagagcgatcaggtctcccctgagcttcctcttctccagactgaacaatcccagctctctcagctgctccccataagacttgtgctccagacccctcacagcttcgttgcccttctctggtcCTCCTCCACCCCCCAGTAACAGAAAGGTGAGCATTATGTTCACCAGTTCACACTTCATATTGGAATGGAATGTATCAAAATCAATTTGTGGCAACACTCCTTTTTGTGTTATTATCTGTTATTAGTTAAATTTAAGGTGAGGGGCAGAGTGGCCATGGCCTTTCTGAGTGGCCAATGACTGTGGTGCTGCCTTTCCTCTTGCTGTTGGACTGGTCTGCCAAAAACAGAGTAAGCCAAAGTCCCAGGGAAGGTAACCTTTTTCTCTAACAAACTTCATAGAGCTCATcctcaaccttttttttttttttttgtcttttccacaAGGGtagaaatggaaatgagaaaggaaagcttcttttgcttcttttcgtgttttttttttttttccattttcaagtACTGCTTTGGcatactttcttcctttcccctcgaagaggaaaaaatgctgagaaaagcCTATACTCTTTTGAATAGTCCATGAAGTACAAGTTATAGTAAGTCTGTAAACTCGATGTTTAAATGgttcctttcttattttattttccacaggTCTTTGCCTTCACCATGTCAAGGAGTGTTAATGATGTGCTCCCCCTCTGTTGCATTCCCCGCCTGTCATCTTGCTAGGATCTAACTACAGAATGAACATAGCAGCTGTGTTTAATGCCCTGCTCGTGTCTGTCCTTGGTACCGTGCTGTGGAAATACATCAAACTGCGAGAGCATGCCTTCATGGTTGAAGAGGAGCTGGTCCTCATGCGCCAGTCCCAGGAGCTCTCTCAGGTTCAGATTGACTACCATGCAGCTCTCCAGACACTGCTGGAGGATGGTACCAGGATGGTGTGCACTGGCAGGATGCACACCGACCGCATCTGCCGCTTTGAGTCCCTCTGCTACTCTACCGAGGCTGAGGAGTTCATCTATTTCCACAGCAACTCCTCGGTCATGCTGCCCAACCTGGGCTCCCGTAGGTTCCAGCCGGCTCTGCTCGACCTCTCCTCAGTGGAAGATCACAACACCCAGTACTTCAACTTTGTGGAGCTGCCCGCTGCCGCGTTGAAGTTTATGCCAAAGCCGGTCTTCGTGCCTGACGTGGCACTGATCGCTAACAGGTTCAACCCGGACAACTTGATGCACGTCTTTCACGATGACCTCCTCCCCATCTATTACACCATGCAGCAGTTCACTGATTTAGATCCGGAGACACGGCTCTTCTTCATGGAAGGGTGGAGTGAAGGTGTTCATTTTGACCTCTACAAGTTACTGAGTAACAAGCAGCCGCTCCTCAGGGAGCAGCTTAAAACCCTGGGCAGGCTCCTCTGCTTTACCAAATCCTACGTGGGACTGTCCAAAATCACCACCTGGTACCAGTATGGATTTGTCCAGCCGCAAGGGCCAAAGGCTAATATCTTGGTTTCTGGTAACGAGATCAGGCAGTTCACCAAATTCATGATGCAGAAGCTGAACGTCAGCTTGGAAGAAAGCTCCAGTGAGGAGTACATCGTCGTGTTCAGTCGAACAATCAACAGACTTATCCTAAATGAGGCAGAACTAATCCTGGCCCTCGCCCAGGAGTTTCAGATGAAAACCATTACCGTCTCTCTGGAGGAGCATTCGTTTTCTGACATCGTCCGGCTGATCAGCAACGCGTCCATGCTGGTCAGCATGCATGGGGCCCAATTAGTGATGTCTCTCTTCCTGCCAAGAGGTGCCACGGTGGTGGAGCTCTTTCCTTATGCCATCAACCCTGAACACTATACCCCTTACAAAACCCTGGCAACACTTCCTGGCATGGACCTGCAGTACATTGCCTGGCAGAACACCGCCAGGGAAGACACCATTACCTACCCAGACAGACCTTGGGATCAGGGTGGGATTGCACATCTCGACAAAGCTGAGCAAGAGCGCATCATTAAGAGCACAGAGGTGCCACGGCACCTGTGCTGCCGCAACCCCGAGTGGCTGTTCCGTGCCTACCAGGACACGAAGGTGGACATCCCTTCCCTCATCCATGTCATCAGGCAGACTGTGAAGTCTAAGCCCGGGCCCAAGAAGAAGTGGTCTGGTAGCCTCTACCCTGGAAAGGTGAGGGATGCTAAGTGTCAGGCCTCTGTCCAGGGCACGAGTGAAGCTAGGCTTTCTGTGTCCTGGCAGGTCCCCTGGAACCTTAAGTATCTGAAGGTCAGAGAAGTGAAATATGAAGTGTGGATACAAGAGCAGGGGGAAAACACTTACATGCCTTATATATTGTCCCATCAGAATCACACcttctcagaaaacattaaGCCCTTCACAATATACCTGGTGTGGATACGCTGCATCTTCAACAAAAATCTCTTGGGACCTTTTGCAGATGTGCTCTTGTGTAGTACATAACCTGTGCACTACCTGTACAGCTCTGCCCTCCACGCCATCTGTGGTTTAAAACTGATGGTCTTGTAGTTGTAGAGGGCTGAAGAGGACTAGACTGTACCAGTGCCTCAGTGTCCATTTGACTGCActccgtgtgtgtgtgttctttaaatggtatttatttccagtgagtgttagaaaaaaaaaaataataaaacaactCTCTGTTCCTCAGAGAACTTGCAGAGGTTACATTACATGAATACATGTAATTGAAAACAGAATGGAATTGAATCATGTGTACCTTAGTCGtgatttaaatttgtttctatTGTGTGGTGAGTATCTAAGCGCAGCGTTAATCCGCAGTTAATTCCGTGGGTAGGTGGGCAGTTTTCATCAGCTTTTTCActgtaagttatttttttcagtaactgtCTGTAAGTTTGAGTTAAGGATTTGGTATGAGAGCTTTCATTAAACTGCTGTAAACCTCAGtggtgttttttgctttttatcgTCTATTGAAATGCATATTGTGGTAGAGCTATCAGTTGCTGTGATGAGTACAaggtagctttttttttattattttgactGAAGGAGACAACAATGTCAGCACCGTGTTTAAAATCAGATGTCACTGCACACACCTTACACATTGTCCCGTCAGAGTAGCACGTTGCTTCCAACACGaaaggctggagcaggaggtggaAGGTTGGAATGGGTAAAAGAACTTACTGTGTTCTagtgctttcattttgtgtgtTGTGTACTTTtctttgggaaggaaaagggctGGTTTGGAAGAGACAGTGGGGAAGGAagttttctgcatgaaaatcCTCTCAAAGGAAatccttgtttattttctgatcaGTGTCATCTGTTGTGATCGGCTGCTAATAGGTGCACGCTTTCTTAAGTGACGAGCAGGACCCATGGGGAAACTTTCTGGGCACAGATTTTACTGATGTGAtggtggaagaaaaggaagtagAGTCAGGCAGTGGCAGTTACACGGGTGCTGTTGCATTAGgctgagtgaaaaataaaataaagctctgTGCAGGAGGTGTAGGTCctgggggagagaggaggaaaggggcAGAAGCGTGAACGTATTTTGTTGATCGATGTTAGCACGCTCCATAGCTTATAACCAACATTAAAGCAAAAGGAGAgctgctctcctctctctctctactCCCCACTGTCCTGCCAAGGTCTGGATGGATGTCTGAGCAGTAGGATAAATGGCTTGCTTTCCGAGTGATGGACTGGTAGGTAAGTGTCTCAAGGCAGGATTATAATATGAGTTTCAttgagaggaggagaaaaacattgGTACAAAAATCAGACAAGAAACAGGAGGGTTGAAAAATGAGTAAAACACCGCAGTACAACATTGGACCTTCAGgctactgctgcttctgtgaattcattttcattatgtctcgttttgttttcaaacaggTTTTTTAtgatgtaaaggaaaaaaaaacccaacgtCTGTCAAaatctgtgtttgctttgccATTGTAGCCTTGCCCACTAATATTTGTTGCCCTTATATCTTAAAGTGGGGCCTCAGTTCTCTGGCTGTTGTTTTCTTAGAAGTGAAGTGAGTATCCGCGCTGAGTCCTAAAGTCTTCATCTTTCTGCATGTCACGTAGCACATACATCAGAGCTCAGATGAGGAAAACTTCATAAAGAGGAGACAGATGTGAGACAGGGCTGCTTGGGAAAGCCATCCTGTGgctcccagcacctcactggctgctgctcctgctcgTTGCAGGGCTTGTTGCAGCCTCACAGCCCCACATCCATTTAAGTTGAATGTAGTCCTATGGCCACAGGCTGTCCTCTGCTGGCTGTTGCAAGCGTGGTAATGTCAGTGCCCTACAAAGGCAGTGTTCAGTTGGCCTTCAGTAGGCTGAAATGCAGCCTGAATTCATTTTGCGTTAGCTTTCAGAAGTGATTTTCTTTGGGTACGTGAGCTGTCTGTGGTCTTACAGCCACCTTTCATCATGGGCAGGCTCTTGGTTGatgtgctgctctcctgcccgTCTTTCTCAGTGCCTTTTTTGTCACTTCTTCGCCCACAGTCGGTAGACCATCCCATTTCACTTAAAATTAGTTCCACTTGATTGCCaattttctaatgttttcagATTGCTTACAGCACGTGGAtgattttcttcccatttcctaGTGGTTCTAATCAACAAAGCTGGCTGCAGAGACGTAGCATCATGTATGTGGCTTTCCATGCTCTTAACTTGAACCTGAAACAGTTTCTTGCATTCAGAGCCTTCCTCTTTCCAGAAGATAATCAGATGTGCTTTCCAAAAATGTGCATTCAAGCTCTGTCTTCCTTGTCAGTGCTGTGAATACTGTATGAGATggaaacaaaagatttttccattttgaattcTGCGGGAGCCGAACAGAGAAATTAAGAAGGTAATATTACTGTTTGCCTCCAACACCTGTTCAGTATGGGAAAGTCTGTACCAGAGCCTCACTGACTTACCCAGAattgctgctttcctgcagcatgCAATGCTGGGAGCACACAGCCCAGCCAGTTGCTGTCCTCAATTGGGCATGGTAATGTTATGCTGATTTATGCTACCTCAAGACCTGCAGAAGAGTGCTAACATCTTACcataatgaattttttttctttttaataaccTTCCCATCTGCAGGtctgttccatttttctcccCATCCTCCCCTGTCCCACAGGCTGTTTGCTTCCCTTGCTTCTCACACAGCCTCCAGGCTTCCTTTTTCAAGAAGACCTGGTGGGGCTTTGTCAGTGCCATTTCACTGATCAAAAGGAATGCTAGCCTGGCATTGCTTAaagttttgtaaaaaaaatgcaggttttttGTACACAGTAGAAAAGCTGGAGATGCATCTCTCACACATGCAGGAAGGCAGGGCTAAGAGCTGGGTTGTACTATTTCCAAAAGAGCTTATTAATCAAGCAGGCTTAGGGGGCTCTTTTTGACAAGTTGTGCTGCGCAAGAGACTCACACCTTCCACCCCCACATCATTTGTTTATGCTCCCAGAGCAAACACAATAATCTCTGTGGTGCTGTCTGGCCCCACTGTCcgggaaaaagagaaatggctGGGATTAAATCCAAAACCCTCTTGGGGCAGGGCAGGATGCTAATAGCAAGCTGGGCTGGAGCTCACTGCTGCCTGGCCTGGGCATGCCTACGGAGACGGATCGTCCAAGAGGATTTCCTCTGGCTGCCGTCTCCTATCTCATTTTAATTAGCTGAAGCACAaggagcagccagctgctgcaggagttcTCTTCACCAGCACgactgaggaggaggaagaaccAAACAGATCATTCAGTGGGTCACAGATGTgcagcactggagcagcagccacaggTTGTATGGGGCTATGGTCCTATGGGACGGGACTTCTGAAGCATGGAAATAACAGGAAGTTAATGCTAGTGTTATTCTTGGTTGCTTATAGACCTACACTTACAGACACCCTCAAAGTGTCCaggaatggaaatatttccaaagagGTTCAGCTCCAAGCTGCCCTGGGTGTGTTGGGAGGGGTGAACATATGGAGATGCATGTCTTAATGGATATCCTTTTGCTTGGCAGTGGAAAAGCAGTTGCCATGGAGGTGTAGCTTGaagagagcagggagcaggctAGAGCAGTGCAAACTGAGGACTGAAAACCCACCGAGTCACACTGTCTGCAGAGAAACCTGTACGAGCAAATAGTGGGGAGAACTTCTGGTAGGTGGCATTTGACATGGTCACCTGCAGGAGCTCATGTCAGAATTTTTGTAGCGCACTTGAATGTCAGCTTCTTCGGGAAATAGGAATAAAGAAACactagtttttcttttgttttatatgtattttttggttattttagTAACGTCCTTTTGAGATAGGCACATAGCAGGACAAAGGCTATCAACATCGTCTGCAAGTCTTTCCAAACCTTGTTCCGGAGAGCTATCAGCTGCAAAGCTGTCCTCCATGTGATGAAGTGTAACTTAGAGCTGCATGGCCTGAGTTTGCTccctctgctgtgagcagcatgGAGACAGATCACTGCGCTGTCTGTCAGGGAGAGATGTTGGGGTAACACTACGCCAGCAGTGCTTTCCTCTCAGTGCCACTCGCATCCTCCCAGGTTGTAAACCTCATCTAGGAAAGCTTTTGTACCTACCATAAATTATTTCAGGCTAGTTTCCACTTAGCAAAATTACTGCTTTATAGTATTGTTGTTCTTATCGTTTGTTGGCCCTCTGGAGTTCTCCTGCTTTTGGCTTTTCTTGATGCACTTTTCCAGCTGGGTCATTTCGTGCGGGTTTCACACCTCAGGATAGGAAGAGGTGGTAGGAACATTTTCCATCTTCCCTAGAAAAGGTGCAAAACTACTGCATGTATTActgtgtgccctggcagcccaaagggccaaccgTACCCAGGGGTGCTGCGTGAGGTCCACACTGCCAGCCGGACAAGGGAGGGGTTTGTCCCACTGTGCTCTGCGCTGTGCgacctcacctccagcactgggtgcagcttTGGGCACCACAATAACAGGACATAGAATgattagagagtgtccaaaggagagctatgaagatggggaagggtctagTAGGCAAGATGTACGAGGAGCGGCTGAGCTCCTGTGGTTGGTTCAgcccagaggagctgaggggaggcctcatggcggctgcagcgcCTCACAGGAAGTGGAGGGGCAGGCAGGATTTAATTTGTGTTAAACAAAAGGGTGActtcagcatctctgctttATTGCTGTGTCTCTTCTGCCAAGCTATATAAATAGCAGACTTATTTCTacaatatttttgcttctggTGTCTGCACGGTGTAAGGCGCAGTAGGTTGGGTGGATAGGAGCACTTAATTCTTTCCCAGTGGACTTGGGGTAGAAATGCTCTTGGAATGGCTTTCAGTGTGATGACTGACAGTCCATCTGTGCCGTGGGTGGCAGGAGAAGCATCACCATCTGCGTGTGTGTGAAGCACATCGCAATCTTTATGTAAGATAAGCCTCC
This genomic interval carries:
- the POMGNT2 gene encoding protein O-linked-mannose beta-1,4-N-acetylglucosaminyltransferase 2, coding for MNIAAVFNALLVSVLGTVLWKYIKLREHAFMVEEELVLMRQSQELSQVQIDYHAALQTLLEDGTRMVCTGRMHTDRICRFESLCYSTEAEEFIYFHSNSSVMLPNLGSRRFQPALLDLSSVEDHNTQYFNFVELPAAALKFMPKPVFVPDVALIANRFNPDNLMHVFHDDLLPIYYTMQQFTDLDPETRLFFMEGWSEGVHFDLYKLLSNKQPLLREQLKTLGRLLCFTKSYVGLSKITTWYQYGFVQPQGPKANILVSGNEIRQFTKFMMQKLNVSLEESSSEEYIVVFSRTINRLILNEAELILALAQEFQMKTITVSLEEHSFSDIVRLISNASMLVSMHGAQLVMSLFLPRGATVVELFPYAINPEHYTPYKTLATLPGMDLQYIAWQNTAREDTITYPDRPWDQGGIAHLDKAEQERIIKSTEVPRHLCCRNPEWLFRAYQDTKVDIPSLIHVIRQTVKSKPGPKKKWSGSLYPGKVRDAKCQASVQGTSEARLSVSWQVPWNLKYLKVREVKYEVWIQEQGENTYMPYILSHQNHTFSENIKPFTIYLVWIRCIFNKNLLGPFADVLLCST